One window from the genome of Moorena sp. SIOASIH encodes:
- a CDS encoding substrate-binding domain-containing protein, whose amino-acid sequence MNNKTTKTITSLGIIAVSLGIAYAPLPGLQQTLYVVTGTELQEPLAVLEQRFEETHSNINIEFKFQGSQELVNRYLNEKNDFKPTILIPANGVLLNELSVRWQAQNTSAPFYDNPQPIAKTLLVGIAWPERGQILFPDGRFQWLRLENAMKKRNWQEIGGNPNWGSFDFVTTDPNRSNSGQLTLSLWTQSNSGGATLSPTNFNSSETQSLFGLVKRSVYQPPRSTDTLLQEFITRGPNEADVATVYESIALYRWEQAAQTQSKPYQIYYFNPTIETVSTAAIVRRDVNSQQVKAARTFLQFLTAPEQQKTFVQYGFRPVVGGIDLQSVSGSPWTKRIPGAKTDPNLKTLAPPNSEVIGEIQRMWNRVE is encoded by the coding sequence ATGAATAATAAAACAACTAAAACAATTACCTCCCTGGGGATTATCGCTGTTTCCCTAGGCATTGCCTACGCTCCTTTACCAGGGTTACAACAAACCCTTTATGTCGTCACTGGAACAGAATTGCAAGAACCCCTGGCTGTTCTTGAACAACGTTTTGAAGAAACCCATTCTAATATTAACATCGAATTTAAATTCCAAGGCTCCCAGGAATTAGTCAATCGCTATCTCAATGAAAAAAATGATTTTAAACCCACAATTTTAATTCCCGCCAATGGGGTTTTGTTGAATGAGTTAAGCGTCCGCTGGCAAGCCCAAAACACTAGTGCCCCCTTTTATGATAACCCCCAACCCATTGCCAAAACCCTCTTAGTAGGTATTGCTTGGCCAGAACGGGGACAAATTCTGTTTCCTGATGGTCGTTTTCAATGGTTAAGACTAGAAAATGCCATGAAAAAGCGCAATTGGCAGGAGATTGGAGGCAATCCTAACTGGGGTAGTTTTGATTTTGTGACTACCGATCCTAATCGTTCCAATAGCGGACAACTGACCTTAAGTCTTTGGACACAGAGTAATTCTGGGGGCGCAACCTTATCCCCAACTAATTTTAATAGCTCCGAAACCCAGTCTCTTTTCGGTTTAGTCAAGCGGTCTGTCTATCAACCGCCACGGTCAACGGACACTCTATTGCAAGAGTTTATTACCCGTGGCCCCAATGAGGCAGATGTTGCGACTGTATATGAAAGCATTGCCCTCTACCGTTGGGAACAGGCAGCCCAGACTCAAAGCAAGCCCTATCAGATTTATTATTTTAACCCCACCATTGAAACGGTTTCCACCGCAGCCATTGTCCGCAGAGATGTGAACTCCCAACAGGTAAAAGCAGCACGGACATTCCTCCAATTCCTGACTGCTCCAGAACAACAAAAAACCTTTGTGCAATACGGTTTTCGTCCTGTGGTTGGGGGTATTGATTTGCAATCTGTCTCCGGCAGTCCTTGGACAAAACGTATTCCCGGTGCAAAAACTGACCCTAATTTAAAAACCTTAGCACCACCAAATTCTGAGGTGATTGGGGAAATTCAACGGATGTGGAATCGGGTGGAGTAG